In Deltaproteobacteria bacterium, a single window of DNA contains:
- a CDS encoding MATE family efflux transporter: protein MWDRLKTQDIGCFISRSWEIAWPMTLIMVFEFLIGLTDVFVAGRLGENIQAAYGFVIQFYFIFIIAANALTVGTVSVVSRLFTAGDQEQLTTAVFSSLLATAGAGTLFALVGIFFAPDGIRLLNIPEQVKPFTIPLIQIYSGGLLFQYIVINGNGILRSCNRIKISLRTMTIVCGVNILLNFFFVFYTSLGFKGIALATATASLVGSLINLSQVRRLMTGVRSFSTALVKKVTIIGWPMAAVQILWQAGSMVLFLIISELPENRVETLAALTTGLRIESAIYLPAFAFNMANAVIIGNLLGEKKQEEAYKSGLVTALIGVSVVTFMALLVVINAWWITSFLSTNPIVVRESIRYIYIAMISEPFMAWGIILGGGLSGAGDTRSVMVRVSMTIWFIRLPLAYLFVVVLGYGAASVWWCMNISQFVQCYLLYRRYARKGWLAASGPGMV from the coding sequence GTGTGGGACAGGCTTAAGACCCAAGATATAGGATGTTTTATTTCACGAAGCTGGGAGATAGCCTGGCCCATGACCCTCATCATGGTGTTCGAGTTCCTCATCGGCCTTACCGATGTTTTTGTAGCCGGCCGATTGGGGGAAAACATCCAGGCGGCTTATGGTTTTGTCATTCAATTCTATTTTATTTTCATCATTGCGGCCAATGCCCTGACGGTCGGCACGGTCTCGGTCGTTTCCCGTCTCTTCACCGCCGGGGACCAGGAACAACTGACCACCGCGGTCTTTTCATCCCTTTTAGCCACGGCCGGAGCCGGAACCCTTTTCGCCCTGGTGGGAATCTTCTTCGCCCCGGATGGGATCAGGCTGCTCAATATCCCGGAGCAGGTCAAGCCTTTTACCATCCCTTTGATTCAAATCTACTCCGGGGGGCTCCTCTTCCAATATATAGTCATTAACGGCAACGGTATTCTGAGATCCTGCAACAGGATCAAGATCTCTCTCCGGACCATGACCATCGTCTGCGGCGTCAATATCCTGCTCAATTTTTTTTTCGTCTTCTATACCTCTCTGGGTTTCAAAGGGATAGCCCTGGCCACAGCCACGGCCTCCTTGGTAGGCAGCCTTATCAATCTATCCCAGGTAAGAAGGCTTATGACCGGAGTCCGCTCGTTTTCAACGGCCCTGGTCAAAAAGGTGACCATCATCGGTTGGCCTATGGCAGCGGTCCAGATTCTCTGGCAGGCCGGCAGCATGGTCCTTTTCCTGATCATCAGCGAACTGCCGGAAAACAGGGTGGAAACCCTGGCTGCCCTGACAACCGGTCTGCGCATCGAATCGGCCATTTACCTGCCGGCCTTCGCTTTCAACATGGCCAATGCCGTGATCATCGGAAATCTGTTAGGGGAAAAGAAACAGGAAGAAGCTTATAAAAGTGGATTGGTGACGGCCCTGATCGGGGTCTCGGTAGTCACCTTCATGGCCCTTCTGGTGGTGATCAACGCCTGGTGGATTACCTCGTTTCTCTCCACCAACCCGATCGTGGTCCGGGAGAGCATCCGCTATATCTATATCGCCATGATCAGCGAGCCCTTTATGGCCTGGGGCATTATCCTCGGCGGGGGCTTAAGCGGGGCCGGTGACACCCGAAGCGTCATGGTCCGGGTGTCCATGACCATCTGGTTTATCCGGTTGCCCCTGGCTTATCTTTTTGTCGTGGTCCTCGGCTATGGGGCCGCATCGGTCTGGTGGTGCATGAACATCTCCCAGTTCGTTCAATGCTATCTCCTTTACCGGAGGTATGCGAGGAAAGGTTGGCTGGCCGCCTCGGGGCCGGGAATGGTTTAG